In the genome of Nycticebus coucang isolate mNycCou1 chromosome 12, mNycCou1.pri, whole genome shotgun sequence, one region contains:
- the TSPAN9 gene encoding tetraspanin-9 isoform X2, with translation MARGCLCCLKYMMFLFNLIFWLCGCGLLGVGIWLSVSQGNFATFSPSFPSLSAANLVIAIGTIVMVTGFLGCLGAIKENKCLLLSFFIVLLIILLAELILLILFFVYMDKVNENAKKDLKEGLLLYNTENNVGLKNAWNIIQAEMRCCGVTDYTDWYPVLGENTVPDRCCMENSQGCGRNATTPLWRTGCYEKVKTWFEDNKHVLGTILGMAFSMTLFQHIHRTGKKYDA, from the exons CTCTGCGGCTGTGGGCTGCTTGGAGTGGGCATCTGGCTCTCCGTGTCCCAAGGCAACTTTGCCACCTTCTCCCCCAGCTTCCCCTCACTGTCCGCGGCCAACCTTGTCATCGCCATTGGTACCATCGTCATGGTGACTGGCTTTCTGGGCTGCCTGGGGGCCATCAAGGAAAACAAGTGCCTCCTCCTCAGT TTCTTCATCGTCTTGCTGATCATCCTCCTGGCAGAGCTGATCTTGCTCATCCTCTTCTTTGTCTACATGGACAAG GTGAATGAGAACGCCAAGAAGGACCTGAAGGAAGGCCTGCTGCTGTACAACACCGAGAACAACGTGGGGCTCAAGAACGCCTGGAACATTATCCAGGCTGAG ATGCGATGCTGTGGCGTTACCGATTACACAGACTGGTACCCGGTACTAGGGGAGAACACAGTTCCCGACCGCTGCTGCATGGAGAACTCACAGGGCTGTGGGCGCAACGCCACCACACCCTTGTGGAGAACG GGCTGCTACGAGAAGGTGAAGACGTGGTTCGAGGACAACAAGCACGTGCTGGGCACG ATTCTGGGCATGGCCTTCTCCATGACCCTCTTCCAGCACATCCACCGGACTGGGAAAAAGTATGACGCATGA
- the TSPAN9 gene encoding tetraspanin-9 isoform X3 — MARGCLCCLKYMMFLFNLIFWLCGCGLLGVGIWLSVSQGNFATFSPSFPSLSAANLVIAIGTIVMVTGFLGCLGAIKENKCLLLSFFIVLLIILLAELILLILFFVYMDKVNENAKKDLKEGLLLYNTENNVGLKNAWNIIQAEMRCCGVTDYTDWYPVLGENTVPDRCCMENSQGCGRNATTPLWRTGCYEKVKTWFEDNKHVLGTVGMCILVMQILGMAFSMTLFQHIHRTGKKYDA; from the exons CTCTGCGGCTGTGGGCTGCTTGGAGTGGGCATCTGGCTCTCCGTGTCCCAAGGCAACTTTGCCACCTTCTCCCCCAGCTTCCCCTCACTGTCCGCGGCCAACCTTGTCATCGCCATTGGTACCATCGTCATGGTGACTGGCTTTCTGGGCTGCCTGGGGGCCATCAAGGAAAACAAGTGCCTCCTCCTCAGT TTCTTCATCGTCTTGCTGATCATCCTCCTGGCAGAGCTGATCTTGCTCATCCTCTTCTTTGTCTACATGGACAAG GTGAATGAGAACGCCAAGAAGGACCTGAAGGAAGGCCTGCTGCTGTACAACACCGAGAACAACGTGGGGCTCAAGAACGCCTGGAACATTATCCAGGCTGAG ATGCGATGCTGTGGCGTTACCGATTACACAGACTGGTACCCGGTACTAGGGGAGAACACAGTTCCCGACCGCTGCTGCATGGAGAACTCACAGGGCTGTGGGCGCAACGCCACCACACCCTTGTGGAGAACG GGCTGCTACGAGAAGGTGAAGACGTGGTTCGAGGACAACAAGCACGTGCTGGGCACGGTGGGGATGTGCATCCTTGTCATGCAG ATTCTGGGCATGGCCTTCTCCATGACCCTCTTCCAGCACATCCACCGGACTGGGAAAAAGTATGACGCATGA